In one Streptomyces sp. NBC_01288 genomic region, the following are encoded:
- the lepB gene encoding signal peptidase I, protein MGGESATRTAPRTGGGTGKGPVGSRTGQRLSGLAVALGLVLFLGGFGWGAVVYRPYTVPTSSMTPTIDAGDRVLAQRVDGDEVRRGDVVVFTDKTWVTNAPVVKRVVAVGGDTVSCCTNGKLVVNGKQIAEDYLKGGAAEDKTIPTVKVPKGRLFLLGDERQGSLDSSAHLTDVAGGTVASSAVSARVDAVVWPMKGMLERPTGFEPLGSLSHPGPLGAILAVIVAGAVLVLGGGAYGPIAKLAAGRRARTRTEPAGAR, encoded by the coding sequence ATGGGTGGCGAGAGCGCAACACGTACGGCCCCGCGTACCGGCGGTGGCACAGGCAAGGGCCCGGTGGGCAGCCGGACCGGACAGCGACTGTCCGGACTGGCCGTCGCGCTGGGCCTTGTGCTGTTCCTCGGAGGCTTCGGCTGGGGAGCGGTGGTCTACCGGCCGTACACGGTGCCGACCAGTTCGATGACGCCGACGATCGACGCGGGCGACCGGGTGCTGGCCCAGCGGGTCGACGGCGACGAGGTGCGCCGCGGCGACGTCGTGGTCTTCACCGACAAGACCTGGGTGACGAACGCGCCCGTGGTCAAGCGCGTGGTCGCCGTCGGCGGGGACACCGTCTCCTGCTGCACGAACGGCAAGCTGGTCGTCAACGGCAAGCAGATCGCCGAGGACTACCTCAAGGGCGGCGCGGCCGAGGACAAGACGATCCCCACGGTGAAGGTCCCCAAGGGCCGCCTCTTCCTCCTCGGTGACGAACGCCAGGGCTCCCTGGACTCCAGCGCCCACCTCACGGACGTCGCCGGCGGCACCGTCGCGAGCAGCGCCGTGAGCGCCCGCGTGGACGCCGTCGTCTGGCCCATGAAGGGCATGCTGGAGCGCCCCACCGGCTTCGAGCCGCTCGGCAGCCTCTCCCACCCCGGCCCGCTGGGCGCGATCCTCGCCGTCATCGTCGCGGGCGCCGTGCTCGTCCTCGGCGGCGGCGCCTACGGCCCGATCGCCAAGCTGGCGGCCGGCCGCCGCGCCCGCACCCGGACGGAGCCCGCCGGTGCCCGCTGA
- the lepB gene encoding signal peptidase I, which produces MGDVAVGARSGHDGEEHHGRPVEAPDPVADSAVTSGSDSGADEDGTAPGDATRTEEQGPGDSTPQPRKPRSFWKELPILVVIALVLALLIKTFLVQAFSIPSDSMQNTLQQGDRVLVDKLTPWFGSKPERGEVVVFHDPDDWLAGEPAANPNALQKVLSWIGLMPSAQEKDLIKRVIGVGGDTISCSGTGPLTVNGKALNEPYVYPGNTPCTNDDQGGQFTVKVPKGDIWVMGDHRQNSRDSRYNQSDKHHGMVPVKDVVGRAIVKAWPINRWDTLPIPDTFDQAGINTQASASRLLTAAPQGLALVGVLPLVLWRRKRSGKDE; this is translated from the coding sequence GTGGGGGATGTGGCGGTTGGCGCACGGTCCGGACACGACGGCGAGGAGCACCACGGACGTCCCGTGGAAGCACCCGACCCGGTCGCGGACAGCGCCGTGACCTCCGGGAGTGACTCCGGAGCCGACGAGGACGGTACGGCGCCGGGCGACGCGACCCGCACCGAGGAGCAGGGGCCGGGCGACTCGACCCCGCAGCCCAGGAAGCCGCGCTCCTTCTGGAAGGAGCTGCCGATCCTGGTCGTCATCGCGCTCGTCCTCGCGCTGCTGATCAAGACCTTCCTGGTGCAGGCGTTCTCGATCCCTTCGGACTCGATGCAGAACACCCTCCAGCAGGGTGACCGCGTCCTGGTCGACAAGCTCACCCCGTGGTTCGGCTCCAAGCCCGAGCGCGGCGAGGTCGTCGTCTTCCACGACCCGGACGACTGGCTGGCGGGTGAGCCGGCGGCGAACCCCAACGCCCTTCAGAAGGTGCTCAGTTGGATCGGTCTGATGCCGTCCGCGCAGGAGAAGGACCTCATCAAGCGGGTCATCGGCGTCGGCGGCGACACCATCTCCTGTAGCGGCACGGGCCCGCTGACGGTCAACGGCAAGGCGCTGAACGAGCCGTACGTCTACCCCGGCAACACCCCGTGCACCAACGACGACCAGGGCGGCCAGTTCACCGTCAAGGTCCCCAAGGGTGACATCTGGGTGATGGGCGACCACCGGCAGAACTCGCGGGACTCGCGCTACAACCAGTCCGACAAGCACCACGGCATGGTCCCGGTGAAGGACGTCGTCGGCCGCGCGATCGTCAAGGCCTGGCCCATCAACCGCTGGGACACGCTGCCGATCCCGGACACCTTCGACCAGGCGGGCATCAACACCCAGGCCTCCGCCTCCCGTCTGCTGACGGCCGCTCCGCAGGGTCTCGCCCTCGTCGGTGTCCTGCCGTTGGTCCTGTGGCGTCGCAAGCGGTCGGGCAAGGACGAGTAA
- the lepB gene encoding signal peptidase I — protein sequence MGNRGRPRGATPPGGSFGNENLLPTGFRRAGAGAPAPAGGAGRSRAERRKLQRKVKRRRRRSAVREIPLLVGVAVLIALVLKTFLLQAFVIPSGSMEQTIRVGDRVLVDKFTPWFGSEPKRGDVVVFHDPGGWLGDEETTKKNDPVVVKQVKEGLQFIGLLPSDNEKDLIKRVIGVGGDHVKCCDSEGRVTVNGVPLTEADYLYPGNAPSETAFDITVPKGRLWVMGDHRGNSADSRAHQNTSYGGTVALSSVVGRAKVIAWPMGHWTSLNEPKTFASVSNSVSGTTAGPELSHRVAPVDPNGSVQLPSPAELPLVMGVVGLRRGWGRRWHRVRSWRGGCGGWRTVRTRRRGAPRTSRGSTRPGRGQRRDLRE from the coding sequence ATGGGTAACCGTGGCAGGCCGCGCGGCGCGACGCCGCCGGGCGGCTCCTTCGGGAACGAGAACCTGCTGCCGACCGGTTTCCGGCGCGCGGGCGCGGGCGCGCCGGCCCCGGCCGGGGGAGCCGGCCGCAGCCGGGCCGAGCGGCGCAAGCTCCAGCGCAAGGTCAAGCGGCGCCGACGGCGCTCCGCGGTCCGGGAGATACCCCTCCTGGTCGGCGTCGCGGTCCTCATAGCCCTCGTCCTGAAGACCTTCCTCCTCCAGGCGTTCGTGATCCCGTCGGGCTCCATGGAGCAGACGATCCGCGTCGGCGACCGGGTCCTGGTCGACAAGTTCACCCCGTGGTTCGGCTCCGAGCCCAAGCGCGGTGACGTCGTCGTCTTCCACGACCCGGGCGGCTGGCTGGGGGACGAGGAGACCACCAAGAAGAACGACCCCGTCGTGGTCAAGCAGGTCAAGGAAGGCCTCCAGTTCATCGGCCTGCTGCCGTCCGACAACGAGAAGGACCTCATCAAGCGGGTCATCGGCGTCGGCGGTGACCACGTCAAGTGCTGTGACTCGGAAGGGCGGGTGACCGTCAACGGCGTTCCGCTGACCGAGGCCGACTACCTGTATCCCGGGAACGCACCGTCCGAAACGGCGTTCGACATCACCGTTCCCAAGGGCCGGTTGTGGGTGATGGGCGACCACCGCGGAAATTCGGCGGACTCCCGAGCCCACCAGAACACCAGCTACGGAGGAACGGTCGCGCTCAGTTCGGTGGTGGGGCGGGCGAAGGTGATCGCCTGGCCGATGGGCCACTGGACCAGCCTGAACGAACCTAAAACCTTCGCATCGGTTTCCAACTCCGTGTCGGGGACGACCGCCGGTCCCGAACTGTCGCATAGGGTTGCCCCGGTCGATCCGAACGGATCGGTCCAACTCCCGAGCCCTGCGGAACTCCCGCTCGTTATGGGAGTGGTGGGCCTGCGCCGAGGATGGGGCAGGCGGTGGCACAGAGTAAGGAGTTGGCGTGGGGGATGTGGCGGTTGGCGCACGGTCCGGACACGACGGCGAGGAGCACCACGGACGTCCCGTGGAAGCACCCGACCCGGTCGCGGACAGCGCCGTGACCTCCGGGAGTGA
- the lepB gene encoding signal peptidase I — MDTEAQHTERDRSSRPSDSEDTSDTGGPEDRSRFALVSRAAEWLPGGRITLTALVCLVFVLLLNTFLLQPFQIPSGSMESGLRIGDRVLVNKLAYRFGAHPRRGDIVVFDGTGYFGDADYIKRVVGVGGDHVLCCDEKGRLEVNGRSVDETAFLYPGDAPSTVAFDVVVPDGTLFVLGDHRGDSSDSRDHLGDPGGGMIPVGDVIGRADWIVWPAGHWTHLVRPGAYARVPAPDGAHG, encoded by the coding sequence ATGGACACCGAAGCACAGCACACGGAGCGCGACCGCTCCTCCCGCCCTTCCGACTCCGAGGACACCTCGGACACCGGAGGGCCGGAGGACCGGTCGCGTTTCGCGTTGGTGTCGCGTGCCGCCGAGTGGCTTCCCGGTGGCCGGATCACCCTGACTGCCCTGGTCTGTCTGGTGTTTGTGCTGCTGCTCAACACCTTCTTGCTCCAGCCTTTCCAAATTCCCAGCGGATCCATGGAATCCGGATTGAGGATCGGCGACCGCGTTCTCGTAAATAAGTTGGCGTACCGTTTCGGTGCTCATCCGCGGCGCGGCGACATCGTCGTGTTCGACGGAACCGGCTATTTCGGGGACGCCGACTACATCAAGCGCGTTGTGGGTGTGGGGGGAGACCACGTGCTCTGCTGCGACGAGAAGGGGAGGCTTGAGGTGAACGGGCGGTCGGTCGACGAGACGGCGTTCCTGTACCCCGGGGACGCTCCGTCCACCGTGGCTTTCGACGTGGTCGTGCCCGACGGCACGCTGTTCGTCCTCGGTGACCACCGCGGCGACTCAAGTGACTCCCGGGACCACCTGGGCGACCCGGGCGGAGGCATGATTCCTGTTGGTGACGTCATCGGGCGAGCCGACTGGATCGTCTGGCCCGCCGGGCACTGGACCCACCTCGTCCGACCCGGCGCCTATGCCCGCGTACCCGCCCCGGACGGCGCCCATGGGTAA
- the rplS gene encoding 50S ribosomal protein L19 yields the protein MSHLLDIVDGASLRTDIPAFRPGDTVNVHVRVIEGNRSRVQQFKGVVIRRQGAGVRETFTVRKVSFSVGVERTFPVHTPIVEKIELVTRGDVRRAKLYYLRDLRGKAAKIKEKRDN from the coding sequence ATGTCCCACCTGCTCGACATCGTCGACGGCGCCTCGCTGCGCACCGACATCCCGGCCTTCCGCCCGGGTGACACCGTCAACGTCCACGTCCGCGTCATCGAGGGCAACCGCTCCCGTGTGCAGCAGTTCAAGGGCGTAGTCATCCGTCGCCAGGGCGCCGGTGTCCGCGAGACCTTCACGGTCCGCAAGGTCTCGTTCTCCGTCGGCGTCGAGCGCACCTTCCCGGTGCACACCCCGATCGTCGAGAAGATCGAGCTCGTGACCCGTGGTGACGTCCGTCGCGCGAAGCTGTACTACCTCCGTGACCTGCGCGGCAAGGCCGCGAAGATCAAGGAGAAGCGCGACAACTGA
- the trmD gene encoding tRNA (guanosine(37)-N1)-methyltransferase TrmD, which translates to MRLDVVTIFPEYLEPLNVSLVGKARVRGQLNVHVHDLRSWTYDRHNTVDDTPYGGGPGMVMKTEPWGDALDTVLADGYETGSGAPALIVPTPSGRPFTQELAVELSERPWLVFTPARYEGIDRRVIDEYATRMPVYEVSIGDYVLAGGEAAVLVVTEAVARLLPGVLGNAESHRDDSFAPGAMANLLEGPIYTKPPQWRGQGIPDVLLSGHHGKIARWRRDEALKRTAAHRPDLIERCEPKTFDKKDREMLSILGWSPDPAGEPYGRFWRRPDGVEE; encoded by the coding sequence ATGAGGCTCGACGTCGTCACGATCTTCCCCGAGTACCTCGAACCGCTGAACGTCTCCCTCGTCGGCAAGGCACGCGTGCGTGGACAGCTGAATGTGCACGTGCATGATCTGCGTTCCTGGACCTACGACCGCCACAACACGGTCGACGACACCCCCTACGGCGGCGGCCCCGGCATGGTCATGAAGACCGAGCCCTGGGGCGATGCCCTGGACACCGTCCTGGCCGACGGCTACGAGACGGGCTCCGGCGCGCCGGCGCTCATCGTGCCCACGCCCAGCGGCCGGCCCTTCACCCAGGAACTCGCCGTAGAACTCTCCGAGCGGCCCTGGCTGGTCTTCACGCCCGCCCGCTACGAAGGCATCGACCGGCGGGTCATCGACGAGTACGCGACGCGGATGCCCGTCTACGAGGTGTCCATCGGCGACTACGTGCTCGCCGGCGGGGAGGCGGCCGTCCTGGTCGTCACGGAGGCGGTGGCACGGCTGCTGCCGGGTGTCCTGGGCAACGCCGAGTCCCACCGCGACGACTCCTTCGCGCCCGGGGCCATGGCCAACCTCCTGGAGGGGCCGATCTACACCAAGCCGCCCCAGTGGCGCGGCCAGGGGATCCCGGACGTGCTGCTCAGTGGCCACCACGGCAAGATCGCCCGCTGGCGGCGCGACGAGGCGCTCAAGCGCACGGCCGCCCACCGCCCGGACCTGATCGAGCGCTGCGAGCCCAAGACCTTCGACAAGAAGGACCGCGAGATGCTCTCGATCCTGGGCTGGTCACCGGACCCGGCGGGGGAGCCGTACGGCCGATTTTGGCGCAGGCCGGACGGCGTGGAAGAATAG
- the rimM gene encoding ribosome maturation factor RimM (Essential for efficient processing of 16S rRNA), translated as MQLVVARIGRAHGIKGEVTVEVRTDEPELRLAPGAVLATEPASTGPLTIATGHVHSGRLLLRFEGVSDRTGAEALRNTLLIAEIDPEELPEEEDEYYDHQLMDLDVVTKDGEEVGRITEISHLPSQDLFIVERPDGSEVMIPFVESIVVEIDLEEQRAVIDPPPGLIDDQAEIVSSKEDPSEEDASGDDSSKDADA; from the coding sequence GTGCAGCTGGTAGTCGCTCGTATCGGCCGTGCCCACGGCATCAAGGGCGAGGTCACCGTCGAGGTACGCACCGACGAGCCGGAACTCAGGCTCGCGCCCGGCGCCGTCCTGGCCACCGAACCCGCCTCCACCGGCCCCCTGACCATCGCGACGGGCCACGTCCACAGCGGCCGCCTCCTCCTGCGCTTCGAGGGCGTCAGCGACCGCACCGGCGCCGAGGCCCTGCGCAACACCCTCCTGATCGCCGAGATCGATCCCGAGGAGCTGCCCGAGGAGGAGGACGAGTACTACGACCACCAGCTGATGGACCTCGACGTCGTCACCAAGGACGGCGAGGAGGTCGGCCGGATCACCGAGATCTCGCACCTGCCCTCCCAGGACCTCTTCATCGTGGAGCGTCCCGACGGCAGCGAGGTGATGATCCCGTTCGTCGAGTCGATCGTCGTCGAGATCGACCTGGAGGAGCAGCGCGCGGTCATCGACCCGCCGCCCGGGCTGATCGACGACCAGGCGGAGATCGTGTCCTCCAAGGAAGACCCTTCAGAGGAAGACGCCTCCGGGGACGACTCTTCCAAGGACGCCGACGCATGA
- a CDS encoding RNA-binding protein, with translation MLEEALEHLVKGIVDNPDDVQVASRDLRRGRVLEVRVHPDDLGKVIGRNGRTARALRTVVGAIGGRGVRVDLVDVDHVR, from the coding sequence ATGCTCGAGGAGGCTCTCGAGCACCTCGTGAAGGGCATCGTCGACAACCCTGACGATGTGCAGGTCGCCTCGCGCGACCTGCGTCGCGGGCGCGTGCTGGAGGTCCGGGTGCACCCCGACGACCTCGGCAAGGTGATCGGCCGCAACGGCCGCACCGCTCGCGCTCTGCGCACCGTCGTGGGCGCCATCGGCGGCCGAGGTGTCCGCGTCGACCTTGTCGACGTGGACCACGTCCGCTGA
- the rpsP gene encoding 30S ribosomal protein S16, producing MAVKIKLKRLGKIRSPHYRIVVADSRTRRDGRAIEEIGLYHPVQNPSRIEVDTDRAQYWLSVGAQPTEPVLAILKLTGDWQKFKGLPAPAPLLVAAPKAARPVFEALGGDDSSKGEAITQKKKADKKDEAAAESESTEA from the coding sequence GTGGCAGTCAAGATCAAGCTGAAGCGTCTGGGCAAGATCCGTTCGCCTCACTACCGCATCGTCGTCGCCGACTCCCGTACCCGCCGTGATGGCCGGGCCATCGAGGAGATCGGTCTGTACCACCCGGTGCAGAACCCCTCGCGCATCGAGGTCGACACCGACCGCGCGCAGTACTGGCTGAGTGTCGGCGCGCAGCCGACCGAGCCCGTGCTCGCCATCCTGAAGCTCACCGGCGACTGGCAGAAGTTCAAGGGCCTGCCGGCCCCGGCTCCGCTGCTCGTGGCCGCGCCGAAGGCCGCCCGCCCGGTGTTCGAAGCCCTCGGTGGCGACGACTCGAGCAAGGGTGAGGCGATCACCCAGAAGAAGAAGGCCGACAAGAAGGACGAGGCCGCGGCCGAGTCCGAGTCGACCGAGGCCTGA
- the proS gene encoding proline--tRNA ligase, with amino-acid sequence MAKAPVLTPRADDFPRWYQDLISKAELADNGPVRGSMVIRPYGYGLWERMQAEMDARIKETGTENAYFPLLIPQSYLAREADHVEGFAPELAVVTHGGGKELEEPAVVRPTSEMIINEYFSKWVQSYRDLPLLINQWANVVRWELRPRLFLRTSEFLWQEGHTAHATYEEARDFAAHIHRQVYEDFMVNVLAMDVVPGRKTVKERFAGAINTLTLEGMMGDGKALQMATSHELGQNFAKAFNTQYLSKEGKQELVWQTSWGSTTRMIGALVMMHGDDDGLRVPPRLAHIQVVVLAIKGDEAVLAKVREIGARLKAAGVRVRVDDRTDIPFGRRAVDWELKGVPVRIEVGPRDLENGTAMLARRIPGGKEPVAIDSLVGLLPVVLEEDQALLLRQSRERRESRTSEVSTIAEAVEAATAGGWARISWATLGEEGEAELAEHAVTVRCLVAEDGSVPDDDKAPGNVAVVARAY; translated from the coding sequence ATGGCCAAGGCACCCGTACTCACACCGCGGGCGGACGATTTCCCCCGCTGGTACCAGGATCTGATCAGCAAGGCCGAACTGGCCGACAACGGTCCGGTGCGCGGCTCCATGGTCATCCGACCGTACGGGTACGGCCTTTGGGAGCGGATGCAGGCCGAGATGGACGCCCGGATCAAGGAGACGGGCACCGAGAACGCCTACTTCCCGCTGCTGATCCCGCAGTCCTACCTCGCCCGCGAGGCCGACCATGTCGAGGGCTTCGCGCCCGAGTTGGCCGTGGTCACGCACGGCGGCGGCAAGGAGCTGGAGGAGCCCGCGGTCGTCCGGCCCACCTCCGAGATGATCATCAACGAGTACTTCTCGAAGTGGGTGCAGAGCTACCGCGACCTGCCCCTGCTGATCAACCAGTGGGCGAACGTGGTCCGTTGGGAGCTGCGGCCCCGCCTCTTCCTGCGCACGAGCGAGTTCCTCTGGCAGGAGGGCCACACGGCGCACGCGACCTACGAGGAGGCGCGCGACTTCGCCGCGCACATCCACCGTCAGGTGTACGAGGACTTCATGGTCAACGTCCTCGCGATGGACGTCGTACCGGGCCGCAAGACGGTCAAGGAGCGGTTCGCGGGCGCGATCAACACCCTCACCCTGGAAGGGATGATGGGCGACGGCAAGGCGTTGCAGATGGCGACCAGTCACGAGCTGGGCCAGAACTTCGCCAAGGCCTTCAACACGCAGTACCTGTCCAAGGAAGGCAAGCAGGAACTCGTCTGGCAGACCTCCTGGGGCTCCACCACGCGCATGATCGGCGCCCTGGTGATGATGCACGGCGACGACGACGGACTCCGGGTGCCGCCGCGGCTCGCCCACATCCAGGTCGTCGTCCTCGCGATCAAGGGCGACGAGGCGGTTCTGGCCAAGGTCCGCGAGATCGGGGCTCGGCTGAAGGCGGCGGGCGTCCGCGTCCGGGTCGACGACCGCACGGACATCCCCTTCGGGCGCCGCGCCGTCGACTGGGAGCTGAAGGGTGTCCCCGTACGGATCGAGGTCGGACCCCGTGACCTGGAGAACGGCACGGCGATGCTGGCCCGCCGCATCCCCGGAGGCAAGGAGCCGGTGGCGATCGACTCTCTCGTAGGGCTGCTTCCCGTAGTCCTGGAGGAGGATCAGGCGCTGCTGCTGAGGCAGTCCCGCGAGCGGCGCGAGTCCCGCACCTCGGAGGTGTCGACGATCGCGGAGGCCGTCGAGGCAGCCACCGCCGGCGGTTGGGCGCGCATCTCGTGGGCGACGCTCGGCGAGGAAGGCGAGGCTGAGCTGGCCGAGCACGCGGTGACCGTACGGTGTCTGGTCGCGGAGGACGGGTCGGTGCCGGACGACGACAAGGCGCCCGGTAACGTCGCGGTCGTCGCGCGCGCCTACTAA
- a CDS encoding SAM-dependent methyltransferase, which produces MTPTLVRQYLPHAGPAPRVDLGARARDWSEIQERMLVPLHEAVYERLEVGSGTRLLGLGCGSGLALLMAASRGATVTGVERFSPERLALARERLLPAAWSPRARGDIRLVHGSPRDAAGAETPAYTLVTAFEPIGCLAGDAEGLGDMLDAATPLAARGTPVVLAGWGPPERCATASVLRVATRLADPLRGTGSPRPVLRDDLEEVAHRAGLRPDGSGRVACPFGYADVESAVRGLLSTGLFDAAIVATDQAQVDKELAEALHPYRRPDGTVWMPNVFRYLIARTT; this is translated from the coding sequence ATGACACCTACGCTCGTGCGGCAGTACCTGCCTCATGCGGGGCCTGCGCCTCGCGTGGACCTGGGTGCACGCGCGCGTGACTGGTCCGAGATCCAGGAGCGGATGCTGGTGCCGCTCCACGAAGCGGTCTACGAGCGACTGGAAGTGGGATCCGGTACCCGGCTGCTCGGCCTCGGCTGCGGCTCCGGGCTCGCCCTGCTGATGGCGGCCTCCAGAGGCGCGACGGTCACCGGTGTCGAGCGTTTCTCCCCCGAACGCCTGGCTCTCGCCCGCGAGCGACTGCTGCCGGCCGCCTGGTCCCCACGCGCGCGTGGGGACATCCGGCTCGTCCACGGCTCCCCCAGGGACGCGGCCGGCGCGGAGACGCCCGCGTACACCCTGGTGACCGCCTTCGAGCCCATCGGGTGCCTCGCGGGCGACGCGGAGGGACTCGGCGACATGCTCGACGCCGCGACCCCGCTCGCCGCGCGCGGGACGCCCGTGGTGCTGGCGGGCTGGGGTCCGCCGGAGCGCTGCGCGACCGCGTCCGTGCTGCGGGTGGCCACCAGGCTGGCGGACCCGCTGCGCGGTACGGGCAGCCCGCGTCCGGTGCTGCGCGACGACTTGGAGGAGGTCGCCCACCGCGCGGGCCTCCGGCCGGACGGCTCGGGCCGGGTGGCCTGCCCCTTCGGGTACGCCGACGTCGAGAGTGCCGTACGGGGGCTGCTCTCGACGGGACTCTTCGACGCGGCGATCGTCGCGACGGATCAGGCGCAGGTGGACAAGGAGTTGGCGGAGGCGTTGCATCCGTATCGTCGGCCGGACGGGACGGTGTGGATGCCGAACGTCTTCCGGTATCTGATCGCGCGTACGACCTGA
- the ftsH gene encoding ATP-dependent zinc metalloprotease FtsH: protein MTNPAPPRKSPDQPWRTEGTPDEPPKPSPGGKKMRGGWWSLILTALVVYLVANLILSFFNEGDEPTISYTEFSKQVDAGNVTKIYAKGNAIQGQLKKEQKNPGGDGKYTKFDTERPTFADDQLWEDLTKHNVTVTAEPVVQHRSFLANLLISLAPMLLLVVLWLFIARRMSSGLGGAGGMLGRKAPPKPVELEPGKQRTTFEDVAGIDEVEGELNDVVDFLKNPDAYRKMGAKMPRGVLLSGPPGTGKTLLARAVAGEAGVPFFSASASEFIEMIVGVGASRVRELFAEARKVAPSIIFIDEIDTIGRARGGGSGMGGHDEREQTLNQILTEMDGFSGSEGVIVIAATNRADVLDPALTRPGRFDRVVVVSPPDRGGREAILEIHTRQIPLAKDVNLAQVARTTPGMTGAELANLANEAALLAVKRKQSEVTQSDLSEALEKVQLGAERPLVMPEEERRRTAYHESGHALLGMLQPGADPVRKITIVPRGRALGVTLSTPDADKYAYTEEYLRGRIIGALGGMAAEQVVYGVITTGAENDLEQVTNIARGMVARWGMSERVGRLSALPNDAQQAYGLSAAPQTLDVIDDEMRRIVDECYDEAIRKLGDHRDQLDALAAALLENETLEETDAYRIAGVTRLFKEEP, encoded by the coding sequence ATGACCAACCCCGCGCCGCCGCGCAAGTCTCCCGACCAGCCCTGGCGTACCGAGGGCACCCCGGACGAGCCCCCGAAGCCGTCGCCGGGCGGGAAGAAGATGCGCGGCGGCTGGTGGAGCCTGATCCTCACCGCGCTGGTCGTGTACCTGGTCGCGAACCTCATCCTGTCGTTCTTCAACGAGGGCGACGAACCGACCATCTCCTACACGGAGTTCAGCAAGCAGGTCGACGCGGGCAACGTCACCAAGATCTACGCCAAGGGCAACGCGATCCAGGGCCAGCTCAAGAAGGAGCAGAAGAACCCGGGCGGCGACGGCAAGTACACCAAGTTCGACACCGAGCGGCCGACCTTCGCGGACGACCAGCTCTGGGAGGACCTGACCAAGCACAACGTCACCGTCACGGCGGAACCCGTCGTCCAGCACCGCAGCTTTCTGGCCAATCTGCTGATCTCGCTGGCCCCGATGCTGCTCCTGGTCGTCCTGTGGCTCTTCATCGCGCGGCGGATGAGCTCGGGGCTCGGCGGCGCGGGCGGCATGCTCGGCCGCAAGGCCCCGCCCAAGCCGGTCGAGCTGGAGCCGGGCAAGCAGCGCACGACGTTCGAGGACGTCGCCGGCATCGACGAGGTCGAGGGCGAGCTGAACGACGTCGTCGACTTCCTCAAGAACCCCGACGCCTACCGCAAGATGGGCGCCAAGATGCCCCGGGGTGTGCTGCTCTCGGGTCCACCCGGCACCGGAAAGACGCTGCTCGCGCGGGCGGTCGCGGGGGAGGCCGGGGTGCCGTTCTTCTCGGCGTCGGCCTCCGAGTTCATCGAGATGATCGTCGGTGTCGGTGCCTCACGCGTGCGTGAACTCTTCGCGGAGGCCCGCAAGGTGGCCCCCTCGATCATCTTCATCGACGAGATCGACACCATCGGCCGGGCCCGCGGCGGTGGCAGCGGCATGGGCGGTCACGACGAGCGCGAGCAGACCCTGAACCAGATCCTCACCGAGATGGACGGCTTCTCCGGCTCCGAGGGCGTCATCGTCATCGCCGCGACCAACCGCGCCGACGTCCTGGACCCGGCCCTGACCCGCCCCGGCCGCTTCGACCGGGTCGTCGTGGTCTCACCGCCCGACCGGGGTGGCCGCGAGGCGATCCTGGAGATCCACACCCGTCAGATCCCGCTCGCGAAGGACGTGAACCTCGCCCAGGTCGCCCGTACGACCCCGGGCATGACCGGCGCCGAACTCGCCAACCTCGCCAACGAGGCCGCCCTCCTCGCGGTCAAGCGCAAGCAGAGCGAGGTCACCCAGTCCGACCTCTCGGAAGCCCTGGAGAAGGTCCAACTGGGCGCGGAACGCCCGCTGGTGATGCCCGAGGAGGAACGCCGCCGCACCGCCTACCACGAGAGCGGCCACGCCCTCCTCGGCATGCTCCAGCCCGGCGCCGACCCCGTCCGCAAGATCACCATCGTCCCGCGCGGAAGGGCCCTCGGCGTCACGCTCTCGACGCCGGACGCGGACAAGTACGCGTACACCGAGGAGTACCTGCGCGGCCGCATCATCGGCGCCCTCGGCGGCATGGCCGCGGAACAGGTCGTCTACGGCGTGATCACCACCGGCGCCGAGAACGACCTCGAACAGGTCACCAACATCGCGCGCGGGATGGTCGCCCGCTGGGGCATGAGCGAGCGCGTCGGCCGCCTCTCGGCCCTCCCGAACGACGCCCAGCAGGCCTACGGCCTCTCCGCCGCGCCGCAGACCCTGGACGTGATCGACGACGAGATGCGCCGCATCGTCGACGAGTGCTACGACGAGGCGATCCGCAAACTCGGCGACCACCGCGACCAGTTGGACGCGCTCGCGGCGGCCCTCCTGGAGAACGAGACCCTGGAGGAGACGGACGCCTATCGGATCGCAGGCGTTACGCGCCTCTTCAAGGAAGAGCCGTAG